The Musa acuminata AAA Group cultivar baxijiao chromosome BXJ2-5, Cavendish_Baxijiao_AAA, whole genome shotgun sequence genomic interval tcttcttcttcttctcctcctaccGCTTGCGGAGGCATAAGCTTCCGTTGAATTTGCCTGTTGTCGGCATGGTTCCAGATTTATTCTCTCATATCAGCCGGGTCCATGATTATGCGGCCGAGTTCCTGGCCGCGGCCAACTGGACCTTCGTGTTCAAAGGTCCGTGGTTGTCGGGCATGGACATGACGATCACATGCGACCCGGATAACGTGAACTATGTCTTCGTTACGAGGTCGTCCAACTATCCCAAGGGCGAGGAGTTCGCCGAGATCTTCGACATCTTCGGCGACAGCTTGCTCAACAGCGATGGCGAGGCATGGAGGAGCCAGAGGAAGATGATCCACAGCTTGATGAGCAACAGGAGGTTCCGCTCTTACGAGCTCAAGGCTAGCCGTGACAAGGTGGAGAAGCGGCTCATTCCTCTTCTGCAGGGCGTGGCGGAGCAGAACAAGGTGGTGGACTTGCAGGACGTGTTCTTGCGGCTGACCTTCGATACTGCTTGCTCCTTGATCCTCGGCGTGGATCCCGGATGCCTCGCCGACGACTTCCCGGATGTGCCATTCGCCAAGGCCTTGGGAGACGCCGAGGAGGTGATCTTTCTGCGGCACATCGTTCCCAAGTTCTGGTGGAAGGCGCTGCGGTGGCTAGGAGTCGGTGAAGAGAAGAAGCTGGCGATGGCGCACAGGGTGATGGACGATTTCGCGACAAGCACGATCACGAGGAGGAAAGAGAGCATCAGCAAAGAGATCAGGTCCCGCGAAGACGGCGAAGACGATGAGGAAGCAGCAGCCGACCTGTTAACTGTTTACATGCATCAGCCGACCGTGCGAGAGAAGAACGCACTCGAGTTCGACAAGTTCATCAAGAACAATGCACTGAACCTACTGCTTGCGGGGAGAGACACCACCGCGGCCACGCTCACGTGGTTCT includes:
- the LOC135611609 gene encoding noroxomaritidine synthase 2-like; amino-acid sequence: MTSHLRGFGSLYIGFALWNLSLQRTEISKLMAWGWIVGSTSLSMAYPEILISVAFLLSFFFFFSSYRLRRHKLPLNLPVVGMVPDLFSHISRVHDYAAEFLAAANWTFVFKGPWLSGMDMTITCDPDNVNYVFVTRSSNYPKGEEFAEIFDIFGDSLLNSDGEAWRSQRKMIHSLMSNRRFRSYELKASRDKVEKRLIPLLQGVAEQNKVVDLQDVFLRLTFDTACSLILGVDPGCLADDFPDVPFAKALGDAEEVIFLRHIVPKFWWKALRWLGVGEEKKLAMAHRVMDDFATSTITRRKESISKEIRSREDGEDDEEAAADLLTVYMHQPTVREKNALEFDKFIKNNALNLLLAGRDTTAATLTWFFWLLSMHPHAEHEILEELKRHWPAAPDETPNPNTPFDRDGLGKLVYLHAALCECLRLYPPIHAQSREVAKPDVLPSGEKVRPGTLLVFHAYSMGRMEGLWGKDCMEFKPERWITESGDLKHEPAHKFFAFSCGSRICQGKDMAFIHMKTVAAAMLRNFRFEVVEGHVVEPKLSIILHMKNGLMVKVCKRERSAVTV